Genomic DNA from Gimesia aquarii:
TGGCCAAAGAACTGGAAAACATGGGTGCGCATATTCTTGCTATTAAAGATATGGCTGGACTCTGTAAACCTTATGCGGCCCAATTACTGGTCAAAACATTGAAAGAAGAAATCGGCATTCCCATCCACTTCCATACACATGATACAGGTGGTGGTCAGGCTGCTTCGATTTTGAAAGCAGCAGAAGCGGGCCTGGATATTGCCGATGGCGCTGTCCCCTCCATGTCAGGAGGGACCTCACAGCCAAATCTCAATACGGTGATTGAAGCGCAGCGATTCTCAGACCATCAGCCAACTGTTGATGTGCATCAACTGGATGAAATTTCGGAGTACTGGCGCGCCACTCGGAACTTCTATTCTGCATTCGAAAGTCCTGTACTTCCTGCGGGCGCGAATTTATACGAACATCAAATGCCCGGTGGTCAATATACAAACCTCTTGCAACAGGCCCAGTCTCTGGGATTGGGTGATCGCTGGTCTGAAGTCTGCCATGTTTATGCGGAAGTGAATCAGCTTTTGGGTGATATTGTCAAAGTGACCCCCACTTCCAAAGCCGTTGGTGATATGGCGTTGTTCCTGGTTGCTAATGATCTGAGTTGCGATGATGTTGTGAAAGGTGATCGAGAGCTGGCGTTTCCGGAGTCGGTACTTGATTTAGTCAGTGGCCGCATGGGTCAGACACCTGGCGGTTTTCCGGAAGACATTCAGAAACAGATTTTGCGAGGCGAAAAGCCGTTAACCGAACGACCGGGAAGTATTTTGCCACCGGCCGATTTTGAAGAAGCGGCAAAACAGGTGCAGGAATTTGTGAATCATACTCCCACCGATCAAGACGTTATTTCTTATCTGCTGTACCCGAAGGTGTTCGAAGATTTTATGAAGCATCAGGAAGCCTATTTTGATACGAGTGGCTTGCCTACGTATGCTTTCTTTGACGGGATGGAGCCGGAAGAAGAAATCATGGTTGATATTGCACCTGGGAAAACTTTGATCCTCAAATTCTTGGCTGTCGGGAAACCACAGACTGACGGATGCCGCACTGTCTTCTTTGAATTGAATGGTCAGCCGCGCGAAGTGATCATTGTCGATAAATCTTTGAAACCACAAGATGAATCGAGACGCAAAGCAGATCAATCCGATCCAAAACAAATCGGAGCAACAATGCCGGGAGTTGTTGTTTCGCTGGCAGTCAAAGTTGGCAGCAAGGTTAAAGCCGGCGATCAATTGTTGATGCTGGAAGCAATGAAAATGCAAACCAGTGTTATTTCTGAACAGGATGGAGAGGTCAGTCAGATTCTGGTTGAACCTGGTACACAAGTGGAGTCTGGTGACTTATTGATCATGTTAGACTAAATTCGCGTTTATGCATGTAAAGTAAAACCCTCCATCGCGATCTTGATTGGAAAACATGTGAGAGATTTTGAGCAGGTATTTCCCTCATCATGTTGCAATTGATTTAAAGATTTTTAGCCTATTTATCCTAAATATACCATCGTTCCGCAAAGCAGTTTCTTCTCTCTAGAAACAGGTTACATTTTGCCTTTAGAGACGAGAGAAATTCAATGCTGGCTTAAATCTTCGCCGATAGATTAGTTAGCAGGTCATCCATCTCAGGCCTTGGTTTAACGATTATCTTCTGTAAACCATGCATTAGAACAGTATTACTTGGGTCATATTCTATCAAGCAGTCGGAGTACTTGGCGAATGAGTGGAGCGAGTCAGTCGGTTAATCCCCCCCATTTTGTTATCTCTAGTGAGGGAGAGATCCTGGGAGAAGATACGCCCGAAAATCAGGAACTAGTTCGACGAGTCGTCGCTTGTGTGAATGCCTGTGATGGAATTACCACAGAAGAGCTTGAAAATGGCATTATTAACGACATGCGGAATGCCATTGCTCAGGCAGCTCCTTTACTCCAGGAACGGAGTCAGATGACGGAACTGCTTCAAAGAGAAATACGAGCTGAACTCGCTTCCCGGAAAAAAAATAGCTAGTTCAGATTTCTCTCACCGAGAATTCAATTTGAGTTTCGCCTGATAAATCCACTAATACGAACTTTTATTTTTCCTGTCGAACGATGACCTGCAGGTAAATTTAGCCCAATCATTAATAGACCATCCTCTTTTGGTACATATTCTACTTTGTTACCAATTTTAAATGGTCTGCTCATTTTGGGTTTCCCTTTTTCTTTGGAAACCACAATTCCCATCAGAGCGCCAGCGGGGATTCCTTTCGCCAGTTCTTTCATCGGCGTTTCATCTGGTAAGCCTTCTACGCCTACCTTGAGATCGGTAATAAAGTTATAGGTTCCTGTAGCTTGAATGCGAACGGTTTTCCCTTTCGCGACGAATCCGGCAGGGGTACTCCAGTTACGAGAAACATCGATATCAAAATCAGATGAATTGGATGTCATCAGCTTTTCGTTAAGCTGCTTGATCATCTCTTTAACACCAGGCACATCTTTTTTGATCGTCAGAATCGACTCTAGCATCTTGCGTGAACTCTCATAGTCTCCCGCATCAGAGTATTTCTTGGCGATGTCGGCAGACTGTCTGATAAATGCGTCACGAACTTTATCTGCCTGCAAATTAATTTGCTTGACATTCATTTTTTTAGAGGAAGATTGTGCGTAGGAGGCTTGAACTGTAATGAACGATGCAATCAAACTTCCTATGACAAAACATGATGTTCGGCAGAGATTTCTAGATATTAACACGTTACTTTTCCTTGTTCACCCAAAATTATATTTGTGCCTTATTCTATTATGATCGGTGAGTCTTAGCATTCGCAATGAGATTTTTGCTTTCAGACTCTCTTGCAGGCAAATCCATAACAGGCTTAACCGGGTGGCCAACTCATCGCACGACCCCCTAATAAATGCAGATGCAGATGATCAACTGTTTGGCCTCCTTCTGTGCCGGTATTGACGATCATACGATATCCATTTTCGAGTCCGAGTATCTTTGCTACCTCTCCGACAGTTAGTATCAAATGACCAACCAGTTCCTGATCTTCAGATTTCAGATGAGCCATCGAAGGAATTTCCCGTTTGGGAATCACAAGCACATGCGTGGGAGCCTGCGGGTTCACATCCTTAAATGCCAAACATAATTCGTCTTCATAAATAATCTCAGCTGGAATTTCCTGGTCGATAATTTTCTTGAAAATCGTTTTCTCACCAGTCATTTAACCTACATCCTTTCTGTTTCATTCGACGCTTTTTTGAATTTCTACAAGAAAAACAAGTAAAAAGAGCGTCTCGTTTACCAATCGGTTTATGACGTCGTGACGATCAACTGGCTTAGATTATAGCGAATGCCGATTTGATTCACATCAGCAATAAGCTTCCATTTTAGATGAATGATTTCCTTCGTTTCATTTCGAAGTAGTCATCAATCTCAGCGTAAAAACGACAGCGTATTTTAAATATGGGTATGACTACTCTTGAATGTAACACTACGCAAAAAGTTGTTTATATACGCCGTAGCTACCTGCCACTAAGAGGCCCAGACAAGACAGGAACAACAGCAGATCCCAAAGACGGCCTGGCGTGAGACGCGCGTCTATTTTTGTAAAACGCAAGTAGATGGCTGCGATTCCCAACATCGGCAGCATAATGGCCTGCATTGTTCCTGCAATTAAGACCAGCCTGACTGGGTTGGCTCCCGTTAAAAATACTGTCAGACAAAGTAGAGGTAAGAGTAACGACATCAGCTTGACGCAGTTTTGAACGGCGTTTGGTTTGCGATCATCCACGACACTAAAAAAGCGTAGTCCATCTGAGAAAATGCGTGCATTCGCCGCATTCGCAACCAAAAATGTTGAGTAAAGTACTGCGATCGCACCAACTAAAAATAACCACTTGGCATATTCGCCGAAAACCGGGACATACGCTTCCGCCAGCGTACTGACCATCCGCATTCCATCAGGGTCTAAGCCTTCCTTATGCAGGACGGCAACCCCCATTAAAAAAAACGCCAATGTCGCAAATGTGTAAATACACATTGAAGCAAAGGCATCTATTTTCATCACGCGCATCCAACCTTTGGCCCGTAGAGCCCAGCTTTCATCTTCGGAATGCGGGCCGGTAAATCGAGCGTACCCTTTTTCCAGACACCAGTAGGGATAGGCGATCAATTCTGTTGCACCGACACCAATAATCCCAAACGCGGCGAGCGCTGTCAGTAGCGGGTTCATACCATTGGTCGCTTCAGGAATTCCAAAAGAGAGACCGCGGATAATCTCTTCTGTTGAGATGGTCCAGACTTCAGAAGTCTGTAAAGAAATGACGTTCCCAATCGTGATAAATGTAAATGAAACGACTAACACCGTTGATAAATGCTCGATCAGATTATAGCGGCCATAATATAATAAAAATGAAGTCAATATGGCAATCACTCCTGCCCAGATCTTATCGTCCCAGGTTTGAGGTTCAATCAACGACTGCCCTGTTTGATCCACCAGTTTTTCCTGGTTGCGAATTTTTTGTAGAATGAGCTGGCCTTGCGCCTCGAGTCGTTCGATGCGTTCTTTGAGCTTCGCGTGGCCGCGTAGATATCGCTCCCGTTGATCGGGATTCATCGAGGCCATGGGACTCTGATCGTCTTTTAGTTCTTCTTCGATTTTCAGATAGTGCACAAACTCTTTTTCTGAAGGAACCTGAATCGCTTTGAGATAATCTCCCTGAATCGGCAGTGTCAGAGCTAAAGCTTGACCAACCCCTCCCACGATTCCTCCCAGTTGTCCGATCGTGCAGATGCTCATGACCAACCAGAACCAGAGGATCCAGTTTGGGGCAAGTCGATGCTGATCTCGTGAGAATCCCAAACGGGGGCCGGGTACATGGTTCAAAGCGGATAACGTCGTCTCCCCTCGAGAAATAGAATAGCGCCCGAGCTCAATCTGCACGAACACTTTGATCAGACAACCAACAATAATTAACCAGAGAAGAGTGATACCTGCTTGTGCGCCAGTTTTCGTAGTGGCGATCAATTCCCCGGAACCCACGATGCTGCCGGCAATAATCAGCCCTGGTCCTAAGCGTTTTACAATCCCCCAAAAGTCAGTGGGAGCATTGATGATGTCGTTATTATTGGAACCATTGGATGTATCGAGCGCTTTATTCTCCTGTTGAGATTCCATCGTACTCCTACTTCACCTTTGACTTCGACAGATGGGGTGATGTCGAAACACTACTCAGAGCCAGAAGAATTCAAACGGTATGAACTTTCATTGAAGTTGTTTTTCTGCAACTTCAATCGCTTTGAGTAACCCCTTTGCCTTGTTAAGAGTTTCATAATATTCTGTTTCTGGAACACTATCCGCAACAATCCCGGCGCCGGCCTGAACATAGGCCTTTGATCCCTGCATTACTAATGTTCGAAGTGCAATACACGTATCCATGTTCCCAGTAAAATCGAGGTAGCCGACAGCTCCTGCATAAGGACCACGTCGGTGTGGTTCAAATTCATCAATAATTTCCATCGCCCGTACTTTCGGAGCGCCCGATACCGTTCCCGCGGGCAGTCCTGCTCTTAAAGCATCCAGTGCAGATCGTTCTTTTGTCAACTTGCCAGTCACATTGGATGTTATATGCATGACATGACTATAACGCTCGACGACCATTACGTCAGACAACTCCACCGATCCGAATTCACTCACGCGGCCCACATCATTTCTTGCCAGATCAATCAGCATCACATGTTCGGCTCGCTCCTTTGGATCGGCCAGTAATTCTTCTGCCAGACGTTTGTCTTCGGCTTCCGTCGTTCCCCGTTTTCTAGTACCGGCTAAAGGACGAACTGTGGTGAGACGATCTTCCACGCGCACCATAATTTCAGGCGAACTGCCGACCAGATCGACTTCAGGAGTTTTCAGCAGGAACATAAACGGACTGGGGTTGACCACTCGCAAACTACGATAGATGTCGAGTGGCGTTGCTGAGGTTTCCAGATTGAGACGTTGGCTCAATACGACCTGAAAGATATCGCCGGCTACAATGTATTCCTTACAGGCATCGACGGCTGCTTCAAATTTCTCTTGAGTAAAATTTGATTTCCAGGTTAAGTCAGGTTCGGTATGAGTATCGACGCTGATGTCAGCCATTTTTAAAACAGAGGAATCACTATTTTGAAAACGTTCACATGTTTGATCAATGCGCTGACAGGCGGCCTGATAAGCGGCTTGTAGATCATTCTCGTTTAGCCCGGGCTCGACATGGGCATGGGCAACGACTAAAACGGTTTTGTTGATTTGATCAAAGACCACCATGTGATCATACAAGGCAAAGGAAAGGTCGGGTAGTTGACGATCATTCTTTGGAGCGTTGGGTAGATTCTCTGAATAACGCACGACATCATAGCCGGCATATCCAACAGCACCACCACAAAAACGTGGCAGTGAGGGAAGCTCGGCAGCCTGATATTGTGAGAGAATGGTTTCCAGTTCATGTAATGGATCATCGACGGTTCGTTCTTCTGTTTGTCCGTCCCGTTGTATCACCAAGCGCTTTTCATAAGCGTCTACCATCAAAAATGGATTCGCTCCCAGAAAACTGTAGCGACTGATTTGTTCTCCCCCGACAACACTCTCAAATAGAAAGGAATATGGTCCCTTTTCCAGCAATTGGTAGGCACTCACTGGGGTCAGAGTATCCCCTGTTAACTGTCGATAGACAGGGACCAGGTTGGCCTTACTCGAAAGCTGCTTAAATGCTTCAAAATCTGGAACGTATTTCATGGACTCTCTTAATTGGTCTGTCTGAGGATGAACAAGCATCCCGGTTTTAATCCTTTGTGGTGGACTCTCTTATGAACATTTCCGATCTTTGAGACAAGCTGCGAGGAGCCGCAGTTCTCAAAAATTTCAAAAATGTTCGGTTTCGACTTTATCTTACCTCGATTTCCTTTTGAACTTTCCTGTATTTGCGATTTTCATTCGGAGATGAGCAATGGTATTCAAGGCGTCTATTGCATAAAATGGAACAGGGTTTTTAATCTTACAAAGCTTTCAAAGAGATCAAAGTGGATTAGGCTTTGTTTTCAACGGCTAAGTGAGTATGTTATTCCTTTCCCGAGTCTACACCGTTTGGGAAAGAATGTCACGTAAGCGAGAATTCAGGGATAGAGACCATTTCTAACCGATTAAATTGATATAAATTGGGGTTAATAAAGGAGAAGCAGGGTGAATTTGGACGCGTTCACTCGCACAAGTGGTGAATGGTTGAGAGGAATCGGTCCCGACTCGGATATCGTCATGTCCAGTCGGATTCGACTCGCTAGAAACCTTACGCAGTTCCCTTTTATTAACCGCTGTACAGAATCGACACTGGGCGAGATCGAACAACTCGTGCGTCCCATTATCACCTCGCTTCCTATGGACGTAAAACTGTCGTATCTGGATGTGAACCAACTTTGTAGTTTGGATCGGCAGTTCATTGTGGAACGACAGCTTATCAGCCGTGAACATGCAGAGCGTTCGGGGCCTCGAGGCGTAGGTCTGGATAGTGAAGAAAACATCGGCATCATGGTCAACGAAGAAGACCATCTCCGACTCCAGGTACTGAGAAGTGGGTTTTCTTTGAACGAATGCTGGGAGACCATTAATCAGATCGATGACCTGCTGGAGCAGGAAGTGACCTATGCGTTCAGTGAAGAATTTGGGTATTTGACAGCCTGCCCTACAAACGTCGGTACTGGAATACGCGTGAGCGTCATGTTGCACCTGCCTGCATTGGTGATCACGAAAGAGATCCAAAAAGTATTTCAGGCGCTACAGAAAATTAATTTGGCTGTTCGTGGGCTGTATGGCGAAGGCAGCCAGGCGATGGGAGATTTTTATCAGATTTCCAATCAAGTCACTTTAGGACAAACCGAACGTCAGTTGATTGATAGTATCAAAGAGGTTGTTCCGAATATCATTTCGTATGAAAGACGTGTCAGGAATTCATTAATTAAAGAAAATCGCCAGGGGCTGCACGATCAGGTCTCTCGTGCTTATGGTATTTTGAGTACGGCGCAAACCATCAGCTCAGAAGAAACAATGCATCTACTTTCCAGCGTGAGAATGGGTGTGAATCTGGGATTGATTGAAGAGCTACCCATCTCAACTGTCAATGAAATGTTTATCTTTACTCAGCCCGCACATCTGCAGAAGTTGCAGGGAGGAGAGTTGGAATCGAGCGAACGTAACGCCGCGCGCGCTAATTATCTCCGCCATCGGATAAACGACTCTAACGGTTCTAATTAAGTGGTCCAGTAAACTGTTAGAAGTAGCTTGGTTATCGCGCAGCTTTTTTCGAGCGTCGAATGCTTCCGTAATATAATGTCGAACAGACATTGCATTTAATAAAGAAACCAAATGAAGTGACAGTTCGTATGTAAGAAAACCACGCAAAGAATCATATGAAATTCACTAACGTGCTCGACATGGGATGGGAGACGCTGTTAAGATAGAAAACCATTTCCCAGGATTAACCCACATGGGAAATAGTGAATTAGGTGGAGGAGTCAATTCCGTCCACCAAACATACCGCGTTCCTCACGAAATTCAATAACGATTTCCCAGAAACAGCAACTCGTCCATTCAATCGGGATACGACTATGCGAAAATATATTTGCATTCTTCTTGCCTTACTCGCATTTACTACCAGTCCAGTAAACGCACAAGAGTTCCAGAGCCTTTTTAACGGGAAAGACCTCGATGGTTGGGCTGGAAAAGAAGGTTTTTGGACCGTCAAAGATGGTGCTATTGTCGGCGAAACGACAAAAGAAAAACCAGCCAAACCGAATACTTTTCTCGTCTGGCAAGGTGGCGAGGTAAGTGACTTTGAATTCAAGGCCACCGTCCGGTTCAAAGGTAACAACTCCGGCATTCAATATCGTAGCCAGTTGGTTGATCCCATAAATTTTGCATTGAAAGGTTATCAGGCTGATCTGCACCCGAAACGAGAATATTTTGGCATGATGTATGGTGAGAAAACCGGTCGAGGGATTATCGCGCAGCGGTTCCAACGTGTCGAAGCGGGTACAAAAGGTAAGCCGACCGTTGTTACAGAGATAGGTGATAAAAAACAAGAACTCGTCGATTGGGAATGGAACGAAATTCGAATTGTTGCCGTTGGTAACCGTATGGTTCATCAGATCAATGGCGTCAATACAATTGATCTGACCGATGACCATCCCCAGGCTTTTTCAAAAGGCGTTTTGGGACTGCAACTCCACGCGGGGCCTCCGATGAGAGTCGAATTTAAAGATCTAAAATACCGTCCGTTGGCCGGTGACGAAGCGACCGCTGTTCTCAAAGCGGCAGTTGAGAACAAGAAAAAGGCGTCTGCGTCCAAAAAATCAGCAGCCAAATCGAAAAAGCCTGGCAGATATGACTGGGTGTCGAAAAAACCGGCTCCCGTTTGGGTATGGCGTACCAAGAATCCAACTGGAAATGAACCGATCTACCTTCGCAAGAAATTTGAGGTCTCAGACCCGATCAAAGCAGCACGTTTATATTTCACTTGTGATAACCGCGCAACATTTTGGATCAACGGGAAAGAGGTTGGCACAGCGACCGATTGGGGCAACCCTGTCATCCAGAGCAATGCGAAAAAGTTCGTCCAGACCGGAGTAAATCAAATTGCGATTCAGGCCAAAAATAACGGCGGCGTTGCTGCGTTTATATTGAAACTGGAAGTCGAAACTACCGACGGAAAAAAACAGTCGATCATTTCCTCTCCTGATTGGAAACTGTCTGACTCTAAAGCCAAAGGCTGGAAACTTGCCAGCTTTGACGATTCCACTTGGAAACTAAAGTTGAAAAAAATGGGAAACTTTGGCAGTGGTCCTTGGGGTAAGCCGGGGATCACGAGCCGTAGTGGTAGAGTCGACCTTGCAGAACTCACAGAGACGATTACGGTTGCCGAAGATTTCAAGGTTGAGCTGCTCTACGAAGTTCCCGGCAATGAACAAGGGAGTTGGGTTTCGCTCGCTACTGATGGCAAAGGCCGCTTACTAGCGAGCGATCAAGGAGACAAGGGGCTTTACCGTATTACTGTTTCCGAAGATGCTGAAGAACCGCAGGTCGAAGTGGAAAAACTGAAAATTGATCTTTCCGGTGCACAGGGCATGGTCTGGCACAACGACGCGCTTTATTTTCACAGGAATGGTGGCAATCTCTTTAAAGTGACCGACACCAACGGTGATGACCAGTTTGACAGAGCCGAAATATTACCCAGCGAACGCAGTGGGGGAGAGCACGGCAACCATGCCGTAATTGTGGCTGAGGATGGAGAGCATCTTTACGTCATTGGTGGAAATCACGCTGCCTTACCACCACAAGACAGTATTGTTCGCTCGCATGTTCCCACCTGGGATGAAGACCTGCTTTTACCACGCGAATGGGATGCAAACGGTCATGCGCGTGGCCGTCTTGCACCAGGGGGCTGGATTTCCAAATTCTCTCCTGAAACGAAACAGCATGAGATTATCTCAACAGGTTATCGTAACCAGTACGACATTGCCCTTAATCGATTCGGTGATCTCTTCACCTATGATGCTGATATGGAATGGGACCTCGGTACGCCTTGGTATCGTCCAACAAGAATTAACTGTGCTGTGAGCGGCTCTGATTACGGGTGGCGCAGTGGTTCTGGGAAATGGCCCGAATATTACGAAGACAGCTTACCAGCCGTGGTCAATATTGGTCCCGGTTGCCCGACGGGTGTAATCAGCGGTCAAGGCGCCAAGTTTCCTGCTAAATATCAGGATGCGATTTTCGCACTCGACTGGACGTTCGGTACCATTTATGCCATCCATCTTACCCCGGATGGCGCTGGTTACCGTGGCGAACAGGAAGCGTTCTGCTATGGCTCGCCACTTCCATTGACTGACGCGATTATTGGGCACGATGGTGCGCTTTACTTTACCATCGGTGGCCGTGGCACCCAGTCGGCACTGTTCCGCATCACCTACGTTGGTAAAAAATCGACCAAACTTGTGTCGGGAGAAATTGCGGGAGCCGAGGCGCGCAAACTCCGTCGGGGTCTTGAAGCATATCACGGTAAGCAATCCCCTGCTGCAGTGAAAGCTGCCTGGCCTCATCTTTCCAGTTCAGATCGCTGGCTACGTCACGCAGCACGCGTCGCGATTGAGTCACAGCCCGTTGATCAGTGGGCTAAGAGAGTCTTTACAGAGAAAAACTCCCAGGCCAAAATTTCCAGTGCAGTTGCACTTGCCCGTATGGGAAACAAGTCGCATCGCGATGCCCAAATTGCGGCGCTCCTCAAACTAAATCCGGCTGAGTTGAGCGAATCCCAGTTCCTCGGCCTCCTCCGTGCTTATGCCCTTTCTTTTATCCGTCTCGGCAAACCAACAGCCGCGCAACGCGAGCAGATTATCGCTGCACTCGATCCGCATTTGCCAAATAAGAACAAGAACATCAATACTGAGTTGGTCCGTGTTTTGGTTTATCTCGAGGCACCGAACGTTATTTCGAAATCCATTGATCTCATCACAAACCGTGGCGAGCCAGAAGTACCGGACTGGACTGAGCTCGCAGGTCGTAATAAAAACTATGGAGGTCGCGTGCTTGCGATGCTCGAAAACCACCCACCGACACATGAAGTCAATTATGCTTTCATGCTTCGCAACCTGCGTCAAGGCTGGACCATGGACCAGCGTCGCAGCTATATCGAGTTTATCAACTCCGCCGCGAAGTATCCTGGTGGCAATAGCTATGCCAAGTTTCTCGGCAATCTGCGTGATGAAGTTCTCGGTTATCTGAGCAATACCGACCGCGCTGCGCTGGCTGATATCAGCGGTGAGAACTTTAATCCCGTGCCCGATTTCGAGATTACCGCGCCACAAGGTCCCGGCAAAACCTGGGGTATCGCAGAAGCGAGCAAGCATACCACTCGTAACAAAATGCGTACAGCAAGTTTTGAGAACGGTCGCAATTTGTTCCACGCCATGCGTTGCGCCGCATGTCACCGATTTGACGGACTCGGCGGTGACGTGGGACCGGATCTGACGACAGTGAAAAATAAGTTCGATGCCAGATACATTCTTGAATCGATCATCGAGCCAAGTAAGGTCATTTCAGATCAATACCAGTCATCAATTGTGGTGACAGAGGATGGTCGCACATTAACAGGACTTGTCTCGAAAGATGGCGACAAAGTGATTGTCTATCCGGCCGATGCAAAAGCCAAACCGATCGCGGTGTCTGTAGAGAATGTGGAAGAAATTCTCCCTTCCTCTATCTCACAAATGCCAAAGTCGATGTTGAATGCACTCAACGCTGACGAGGTACGTGACTTGATCGCGTATTTATTGTCGGGCGGTGATCCGAAATCGCGAGTTTACAAAAAATAAACATTAAAGATCACGCGTTGTTTTTCGATTTGCGATTGTAAGGATAAATGGACTTTACAGTCGCCCGCTCCGAAAGACTCCGTAGATCAACCAGATTCCCAACAGACTTGACAACATAAAAATGGGGATGCTGATATAAACCAGCCGATCATCGGATAGAATTGTTACGGATGATGCTAAAATGAGTGCAGACACAACCATTCCAATCGTGAGCCGATTGCCTGATCGATCCATCTCAGTTGTTAAGTGATCGATCCCTCTGTGTTCCAGTTGAATCCTGAGCTCATCGTCACTCAATTTTCCCAAGGTTCGGCCAATCTGTTCTGGAAGTTCATGTAATACCTTTGACAAACTACAGGCATCGGACCAGATGCGTCCAGCGATGGCTCGAGGGTGATAACGTTCGGAAGAAATCTGATAGATGTAAGGCTCCATTTCCTGAGCGATATTCAAGTCGGGGGCAATACGAGATGCGACACCTTCCAGTGTAATTAAAGCGCGAATCAGTAACATGATATCGACGGGGCAACGAATACGGTGGATCGCCAGTATATTAATAAAATCAGTCAGCATTTTTCCCACACTGATCTGATCCAGCGGGATGCCATAATAATTTCCGATGAAATCACGCAAGTCAGCGCGTAACAACTGATGATCAACGTTTCGTTTTGTTTTACCTATTTTCAGTACGACATCGACCAGACGTGAAGCGTCTTTCTTCGCAACATTCAATAATAAGTCGACCAGTAAATCCCGTCGTTCCGCTTCCAGAACTCCGATCATTCCATAATCAATAAAACAGATGGAGCCGTCCGGTAGAATTCGAATATTACCCGGGTGAGGATCCGCGTGAAAAATTCCGAATTCAAATGTCATTTTCATAAAAATGCGGGCTCCGTTTGCCGCGACATCATGCGCGCTGATTGGCAAGTTCTTTAACTGCTCACCATTATCAATATCATCAATCCGGTAGCCATCGATATATTCCATGGTGATGACATCACCTTGTGTCAAATCCCAGTAAATTTTAGGGACATGCAAGGTCGCATCGTCTTGAAACAGGCGATAGAATTCATCGGTCGAACGTGCCTCTCGGGTAAATTGCAATTCTCGATGTATCGTACGAGAAAATTGATTCACCAGACCGACCGGATCAAAGACTTCTGCATCTGGAAAATGGCGTTCGATCATCGTTGCCAATTCGTACATCAGACTTAGATCTTGTTCTATGACTCGGTCGATATCAGGACGTTTTATTTTTACTACCAATT
This window encodes:
- a CDS encoding protein arginine kinase translates to MNLDAFTRTSGEWLRGIGPDSDIVMSSRIRLARNLTQFPFINRCTESTLGEIEQLVRPIITSLPMDVKLSYLDVNQLCSLDRQFIVERQLISREHAERSGPRGVGLDSEENIGIMVNEEDHLRLQVLRSGFSLNECWETINQIDDLLEQEVTYAFSEEFGYLTACPTNVGTGIRVSVMLHLPALVITKEIQKVFQALQKINLAVRGLYGEGSQAMGDFYQISNQVTLGQTERQLIDSIKEVVPNIISYERRVRNSLIKENRQGLHDQVSRAYGILSTAQTISSEETMHLLSSVRMGVNLGLIEELPISTVNEMFIFTQPAHLQKLQGGELESSERNAARANYLRHRINDSNGSN
- the trpE gene encoding anthranilate synthase component I; its protein translation is MKYVPDFEAFKQLSSKANLVPVYRQLTGDTLTPVSAYQLLEKGPYSFLFESVVGGEQISRYSFLGANPFLMVDAYEKRLVIQRDGQTEERTVDDPLHELETILSQYQAAELPSLPRFCGGAVGYAGYDVVRYSENLPNAPKNDRQLPDLSFALYDHMVVFDQINKTVLVVAHAHVEPGLNENDLQAAYQAACQRIDQTCERFQNSDSSVLKMADISVDTHTEPDLTWKSNFTQEKFEAAVDACKEYIVAGDIFQVVLSQRLNLETSATPLDIYRSLRVVNPSPFMFLLKTPEVDLVGSSPEIMVRVEDRLTTVRPLAGTRKRGTTEAEDKRLAEELLADPKERAEHVMLIDLARNDVGRVSEFGSVELSDVMVVERYSHVMHITSNVTGKLTKERSALDALRAGLPAGTVSGAPKVRAMEIIDEFEPHRRGPYAGAVGYLDFTGNMDTCIALRTLVMQGSKAYVQAGAGIVADSVPETEYYETLNKAKGLLKAIEVAEKQLQ
- a CDS encoding histidine triad nucleotide-binding protein — translated: MTGEKTIFKKIIDQEIPAEIIYEDELCLAFKDVNPQAPTHVLVIPKREIPSMAHLKSEDQELVGHLILTVGEVAKILGLENGYRMIVNTGTEGGQTVDHLHLHLLGGRAMSWPPG
- a CDS encoding Nramp family divalent metal transporter translates to MESQQENKALDTSNGSNNNDIINAPTDFWGIVKRLGPGLIIAGSIVGSGELIATTKTGAQAGITLLWLIIVGCLIKVFVQIELGRYSISRGETTLSALNHVPGPRLGFSRDQHRLAPNWILWFWLVMSICTIGQLGGIVGGVGQALALTLPIQGDYLKAIQVPSEKEFVHYLKIEEELKDDQSPMASMNPDQRERYLRGHAKLKERIERLEAQGQLILQKIRNQEKLVDQTGQSLIEPQTWDDKIWAGVIAILTSFLLYYGRYNLIEHLSTVLVVSFTFITIGNVISLQTSEVWTISTEEIIRGLSFGIPEATNGMNPLLTALAAFGIIGVGATELIAYPYWCLEKGYARFTGPHSEDESWALRAKGWMRVMKIDAFASMCIYTFATLAFFLMGVAVLHKEGLDPDGMRMVSTLAEAYVPVFGEYAKWLFLVGAIAVLYSTFLVANAANARIFSDGLRFFSVVDDRKPNAVQNCVKLMSLLLPLLCLTVFLTGANPVRLVLIAGTMQAIMLPMLGIAAIYLRFTKIDARLTPGRLWDLLLFLSCLGLLVAGSYGVYKQLFA